One genomic window of Luteitalea pratensis includes the following:
- a CDS encoding XdhC family protein: MSSLFGHIDEALARGEAVALVTIVRAQGSTPQRVGARMLVFQDGRTLGTIGGGCYEQDAFGKARLALQTGRPTLAQYDLNDDFAEEQGLICGGQMDVFIDPIVPTPRVCIVGAGHVGYHTAQLAANVGFRVVVVDDRASFADPARFPTAERVDVAEIPEWLRTADIGPRDYLVIVTRGHREDLDALRAAIARDTAYVGLIGSKAKIARLYARLGAEEMDTTRLARIHAPIGLDLGAVSPEEIAVSIVAELIAHRRGRLQSRSSADEGETSRAAQAMQWLPPTLR, translated from the coding sequence ATGTCCAGCCTGTTCGGGCACATCGACGAGGCACTCGCGCGCGGCGAGGCGGTGGCGCTGGTCACCATCGTTCGCGCCCAGGGCTCCACGCCACAGCGCGTCGGCGCCCGAATGCTCGTCTTCCAGGACGGCCGCACGCTCGGCACGATCGGCGGCGGCTGCTACGAACAGGATGCGTTCGGGAAGGCCCGGCTGGCACTCCAGACCGGGCGTCCCACCCTCGCCCAGTACGACCTGAACGACGACTTCGCCGAGGAGCAGGGCCTCATCTGCGGAGGGCAGATGGACGTCTTCATCGACCCGATCGTGCCCACGCCGCGCGTCTGCATCGTCGGCGCGGGACACGTCGGCTATCACACCGCGCAGTTGGCCGCCAACGTCGGCTTCCGTGTCGTGGTCGTCGACGACCGCGCGTCGTTTGCCGATCCGGCGCGCTTCCCGACCGCCGAACGCGTCGACGTTGCCGAGATTCCGGAGTGGCTGCGTACGGCCGACATCGGGCCGCGCGATTACCTGGTGATCGTCACGCGTGGCCATCGCGAAGACCTCGATGCGCTGCGCGCGGCCATTGCGCGGGACACGGCCTACGTCGGCCTGATTGGCAGCAAGGCCAAGATCGCCCGCCTCTACGCGCGCCTCGGCGCCGAGGAGATGGACACGACGCGCCTGGCCCGTATTCACGCACCGATCGGGCTGGACCTCGGCGCCGTGTCGCCCGAGGAAATCGCGGTCAGCATCGTCGCCGAGTTGATCGCGCATCGCCGCGGTCGCCTGCAGTCGCGCAGCAGCGCCGACGAGGGAGAAACGAGTCGCGCCGCCCAGGCCATGCAGTGGCTGCCGCCGACGCTACGCTGA
- a CDS encoding aminotransferase class V-fold PLP-dependent enzyme, whose amino-acid sequence MPAFGRSLLAEFPLDPSITYLNHGTVGVTPRRVLAVQQAIRDEIERQPSRFLLRELTAPATSVGMPRAGTPRLRVAAHAVAAFLGAAGDDLVFVDNITTGANAVLRSFPFAPGDEILVTDLGYGGVTKAAQFAAREKGATVRTVTMPWPPTPGTFADAIVDAVGPSTRLAIVDHISAESALVLPLADISARLRSKGVAVMADGAHAPGAIPFRIAELGVDWYVANLHKWMWVPRSSGILWAAPERQASLQPAVISWGLDEDFTTTFDLPGTRDPSSHLAAPAAVDLFHEWGLEAVRHYMHDLAWQAAQHVSQRWDTPFDTPASMIGTMATVTLPATLGSTREDAQRLRDALLFEDGIEVPVHAYRDRLRARISAQVYNDMDDIDRLAAAILARLR is encoded by the coding sequence ATGCCCGCGTTTGGACGCAGCCTGCTCGCCGAGTTTCCGCTCGATCCGTCGATCACCTACCTGAATCACGGCACCGTCGGCGTGACACCGCGGCGCGTGCTCGCGGTGCAGCAGGCCATCCGCGACGAGATCGAACGACAGCCGAGCCGCTTCCTGCTGCGCGAGCTGACGGCACCGGCTACCTCGGTGGGAATGCCACGCGCCGGGACGCCGCGGCTGCGCGTCGCCGCACATGCGGTCGCTGCGTTTCTCGGCGCCGCCGGCGACGACCTCGTGTTCGTCGACAACATCACCACCGGCGCCAACGCGGTGCTGCGATCGTTTCCGTTCGCACCAGGCGACGAGATCCTGGTGACCGATCTCGGCTACGGCGGCGTGACGAAAGCAGCGCAGTTCGCCGCGCGCGAGAAGGGCGCGACGGTGCGCACGGTCACGATGCCGTGGCCGCCGACGCCGGGCACGTTCGCCGATGCCATCGTCGATGCCGTCGGTCCCAGCACGCGCCTCGCCATCGTCGATCACATCTCGGCCGAGAGCGCCCTCGTGCTGCCCCTCGCCGACATCTCCGCCCGGTTGCGGTCGAAGGGCGTCGCGGTGATGGCCGACGGCGCACACGCGCCGGGCGCCATTCCGTTCCGCATTGCGGAGCTCGGCGTCGACTGGTACGTCGCCAATCTTCACAAGTGGATGTGGGTGCCGCGCAGCAGTGGCATCCTCTGGGCCGCACCCGAGCGACAGGCGTCGCTGCAGCCCGCGGTCATTTCATGGGGCCTCGACGAGGACTTCACGACGACCTTCGACCTGCCAGGCACGCGTGACCCGTCGTCGCATCTTGCGGCACCGGCAGCCGTCGACCTCTTCCACGAGTGGGGCCTCGAGGCCGTCCGGCACTACATGCATGACCTCGCGTGGCAAGCCGCACAGCACGTCTCGCAACGCTGGGACACGCCGTTCGACACGCCGGCATCGATGATCGGCACGATGGCCACCGTCACGCTGCCAGCGACCCTTGGATCGACACGCGAGGACGCGCAGCGGCTGCGCGACGCGTTGCTGTTCGAAGATGGCATCGAGGTTCCCGTCCACGCGTACCGGGACCGCCTGCGCGCCCGCATCTCGGCGCAGGTCTACAACGACATGGACGACATCGACCGCCTGGCGGCGGCCATTCTCGCGCGTCTGCGCTGA
- the bshC gene encoding bacillithiol biosynthesis cysteine-adding enzyme BshC translates to MRPDSTMQAAQPQGIDLRQWSGSRLSLDYTYQHEKLARYYAGDPANPDAWRDVITRVQAHPRDRAAMVAILEAQLAARQAPEQARAAAAKLADPRTVAIVTGQQAGLFGGPLYTLMKGLTAARLAADIEAQYGVPCVTVFWNHAEDHDWEEVASAWILDDDLQAHRLTVAGIEGDGHVPVGQVRLTEDITRVLAELDTLLPQTEFTAATVAQLRRCYAPGTGMADAFGQLLDVLLGPLGVVVFDGSDPAAKPLASTIFQRVLAHPGHTRHLASDTGQALVADGYHAQVVTQPDATALFSMVEGRSPIKYRDEQLLVGETPVDAATLRADAAAHPERFSPNVLLRAVVQDTLLPTIAYVAGPSELAYLGQLKNVYAFHETPMPLIVQRATGTILDSASLRFLARTSLELQSLQAQDEHALNQWLEAQLPPTLEQALHDLEHTLDERMAALLAAVPALDPTLDGAVKSSQGRLAHEVRGLHAKVISAAKRRNETLRRQFAHAQHLAFPGGHPQERVLCLAWYMNRFGPALVPRLYECLPIEGGKHWLLQI, encoded by the coding sequence GTGCGCCCAGACTCGACCATGCAGGCGGCTCAGCCTCAGGGCATCGACTTGCGCCAGTGGTCGGGTTCTCGCCTGAGCCTCGACTACACCTACCAGCACGAAAAGCTTGCCCGGTACTATGCCGGCGATCCTGCCAATCCCGATGCCTGGCGGGACGTCATCACCCGCGTCCAGGCCCACCCGCGCGACCGCGCCGCCATGGTCGCGATCCTCGAAGCGCAGCTCGCCGCGCGGCAGGCGCCCGAACAGGCGCGCGCCGCGGCGGCCAAGCTCGCCGACCCGCGCACGGTGGCCATCGTCACAGGCCAGCAGGCCGGACTGTTCGGCGGGCCGCTCTACACGTTGATGAAGGGGCTCACGGCCGCCCGCCTGGCTGCCGACATCGAGGCGCAGTACGGCGTGCCGTGCGTGACCGTGTTCTGGAACCACGCCGAGGACCACGACTGGGAAGAAGTCGCATCGGCATGGATCCTCGACGACGACCTGCAGGCGCATCGCCTGACGGTGGCCGGCATCGAGGGCGACGGGCACGTGCCTGTCGGGCAGGTGCGTCTCACCGAGGACATCACCCGGGTGCTGGCGGAGCTGGACACGCTGCTGCCGCAGACCGAGTTCACCGCTGCGACGGTCGCTCAATTACGGCGATGTTACGCGCCGGGAACGGGCATGGCCGACGCATTCGGCCAGTTGCTCGACGTCCTGCTCGGGCCCCTCGGTGTCGTCGTGTTCGATGGCAGCGATCCGGCGGCCAAGCCGCTCGCCAGCACGATCTTCCAGCGGGTCCTTGCCCATCCCGGACACACCCGCCATCTCGCCAGCGACACCGGCCAGGCGCTCGTGGCCGATGGCTACCACGCGCAGGTCGTCACCCAGCCCGATGCCACCGCCCTCTTCTCGATGGTCGAGGGCCGGAGCCCCATCAAGTACCGCGACGAGCAGTTGTTGGTCGGCGAGACACCGGTCGACGCCGCAACCCTGCGCGCCGACGCCGCCGCGCATCCCGAGCGCTTCAGCCCCAACGTGCTCCTGCGGGCGGTGGTGCAGGACACGCTGCTGCCGACGATCGCGTACGTGGCCGGGCCCTCCGAACTCGCCTATCTCGGTCAACTGAAGAACGTCTACGCGTTCCACGAGACGCCGATGCCGCTGATCGTGCAGCGTGCCACGGGCACGATCCTCGACTCGGCGTCGCTGCGCTTCCTGGCGCGCACGTCGCTCGAATTGCAGTCGCTGCAGGCGCAGGACGAGCACGCGCTGAACCAGTGGCTGGAGGCACAGCTGCCGCCGACGCTCGAGCAGGCCTTGCACGACCTCGAGCACACGCTCGACGAACGGATGGCCGCGTTGCTGGCGGCTGTGCCGGCGCTCGATCCGACGCTCGACGGAGCGGTCAAGTCGTCGCAGGGCCGCCTGGCGCACGAAGTCCGCGGCCTGCACGCCAAGGTGATCAGCGCCGCCAAGCGCCGCAACGAGACGTTGCGCCGTCAATTCGCGCACGCCCAGCACCTGGCGTTCCCCGGTGGCCACCCGCAGGAGCGCGTGCTGTGCCTGGCCTGGTACATGAACCGGTTCGGTCCGGCCCTCGTGCCCCGACTGTACGAGTGCCTGCCCATCGAGGGCGGCAAGCATTGGTTGCTCCAGATTTGA
- a CDS encoding peptidylprolyl isomerase, whose translation MKYAVPVLLALSLGIACNRTETKAAANQAPVAGAAATPTATPAAPGTPAAPPAAGPQTPPPAPVKPVPTVLPTVVARVNGKDIAAAELEKAIRNLEANVGNQIPAERRSEIYRGILDQLVEMRLLEQEAAARNIKATDAEVAAGIEQMKKQAPNPEAFAKALASRKMTEADLAAEARQRLCVDKLLTTEVEPKAAVTETDIADFYKKNPQFFMQPEAMRASHILLKADTPETKAVAKPKAEDLLRQIKGGADFAALAKQHSNDGSAPNGGDLGFFPRGQMVKAFEEAAFALKAGEISPIVETEFGYHIIKGAEHRDARTVPLAEVSDRIAQALRQQKQQQLAQEYVQSLKTKGKVEILM comes from the coding sequence TTGAAGTACGCCGTCCCTGTCCTCCTCGCCCTTTCGCTGGGCATCGCCTGCAATCGCACCGAGACCAAGGCCGCCGCCAACCAGGCGCCAGTCGCTGGTGCTGCCGCCACGCCGACCGCGACTCCGGCCGCGCCCGGGACTCCAGCAGCCCCGCCGGCCGCCGGCCCGCAGACGCCGCCACCAGCGCCAGTCAAGCCTGTCCCGACCGTGCTGCCGACCGTCGTCGCACGGGTCAACGGCAAAGACATCGCGGCCGCCGAACTCGAGAAGGCCATCCGGAACCTGGAGGCCAACGTCGGCAACCAGATCCCGGCCGAGCGCCGCAGCGAGATCTATCGCGGCATCCTCGATCAGCTCGTCGAGATGCGACTGCTCGAGCAGGAAGCCGCCGCGCGCAACATCAAGGCGACCGACGCCGAGGTGGCGGCCGGCATCGAACAGATGAAGAAGCAGGCGCCCAATCCCGAGGCGTTCGCCAAGGCGCTCGCGTCGCGCAAGATGACCGAAGCGGACCTGGCCGCCGAGGCGCGCCAGCGGCTCTGCGTGGACAAGTTGCTGACCACAGAGGTCGAGCCCAAGGCCGCGGTCACCGAAACCGACATCGCCGACTTCTACAAGAAGAACCCGCAGTTCTTCATGCAGCCCGAGGCGATGCGCGCCAGCCACATCCTGCTGAAGGCCGACACGCCGGAGACCAAGGCCGTGGCCAAGCCCAAGGCCGAGGACCTGCTGCGGCAGATCAAGGGCGGCGCGGACTTCGCCGCGCTCGCCAAGCAGCACTCCAACGACGGCAGCGCCCCGAACGGCGGCGACCTGGGCTTCTTCCCGCGCGGCCAGATGGTCAAGGCGTTCGAGGAGGCCGCGTTCGCGCTCAAGGCCGGCGAGATCAGCCCGATTGTCGAGACCGAGTTCGGGTACCACATCATCAAGGGGGCCGAGCACCGCGACGCACGCACGGTGCCGCTGGCCGAAGTGAGCGACCGCATCGCGCAGGCGCTGCGTCAGCAGAAGCAGCAGCAGCTCGCACAGGAGTACGTGCAGTCGCTCAAGACCAAGGGCAAGGTCGAGATCCTGATGTGA
- a CDS encoding PBP1A family penicillin-binding protein, whose amino-acid sequence MTAARRARRRRWPRVVAAVLLGPLLVLGLVLGLALYLLYRSVAVEVDARLAGLHDRVAPKVYARPFVLRTGQALTSHELDERLDDLGYTRKDQAVAPGEFDVQPTEVRLVPRGGTAEGQVVRVVLSLDAAGRSGQVRSLESARGGKIAEVELEAPLLTAVAAGGRGRQRQLPLAQFPPAVVQAVLAIEDRRFYSHPGVDVIRTFGAVVTNLRGEKKYLVGGSTLTQQLVKNSFLTPEKTYTRKIREQMMSIVLERRLPKDQILELYLNDVYLGQRGSFSVHGVAEGAHLFFGKDISNVTLAEAATLAGIIQSPAAYSPTRHPAKARERRDVVLRAMMESGYITAAAGETALREELQTAPGSIDAEAPYFVDYVTQLVIEQVAMRASAKRVAVHTTLDLHLQRVAQDVVAKGVNEIEARFAKGGKLRGPLQAALVAVDPRTGDILAMVGGRSYQRSQYNRATTAKRQPGSTFKPFVFLAAFELALREGRTDLTPATVLSDEPAVFMVNGEEWAPRNYDGEHDGVITARRALARSRNLATIQMADLTGYQNIAALWRSVKPGFTARPYPSIALGVFEATPLDMAEAYTLFPNLGEVRPLRAVSRIEVDDGVAPLPEMGHPRHVAQPGPTFLVTNMMRSVINEGTGAAARAAGFALDAAGKSGTTNDLRDAWFVGFTPELLTVVWVGLDDNTPVGLTGSQAALPIWTAFMKRALSGHRSQAFTVPEGVTFVEIDKDTGGRAGPFCGHLLSEAFLAGTEPQTLCYTHLGLPGGTLTQMPELMQVPVGQLPPAPPVP is encoded by the coding sequence GTGACCGCCGCCCGCCGCGCTCGTCGCCGCCGCTGGCCCAGGGTGGTCGCGGCCGTGCTGCTCGGGCCACTGCTCGTCCTGGGCCTGGTCCTCGGCCTCGCCCTGTATCTGCTGTATCGCAGTGTCGCCGTCGAAGTCGACGCCCGGCTCGCCGGCCTGCACGACCGTGTCGCCCCGAAGGTCTACGCCCGTCCCTTCGTGCTCCGGACTGGCCAGGCGCTCACCTCGCACGAACTCGACGAACGCCTCGACGACCTCGGATACACGCGCAAGGACCAGGCAGTGGCGCCTGGCGAGTTCGACGTACAGCCGACCGAGGTCCGGCTCGTGCCGCGTGGCGGCACCGCCGAGGGGCAGGTCGTGCGCGTCGTCCTCTCGCTCGACGCGGCGGGCCGGAGCGGCCAGGTCAGGTCGCTGGAATCGGCGCGCGGAGGCAAGATTGCGGAAGTGGAGCTCGAAGCTCCGCTGCTCACCGCGGTCGCAGCCGGAGGGCGCGGCCGCCAGCGTCAATTGCCCCTGGCGCAGTTCCCCCCCGCGGTCGTACAGGCCGTGCTCGCGATCGAGGATCGACGCTTCTACTCGCACCCGGGTGTCGACGTCATTCGCACCTTCGGCGCCGTCGTCACCAACCTGCGCGGCGAGAAGAAGTACCTGGTCGGCGGCAGCACGCTGACGCAGCAGCTCGTGAAGAACTCGTTCCTCACGCCGGAGAAGACCTACACCCGCAAGATCCGCGAGCAGATGATGTCGATCGTGCTCGAACGGCGGCTGCCGAAGGACCAGATCCTCGAGCTCTATCTCAACGACGTGTACCTCGGACAGCGCGGCTCGTTCTCGGTCCACGGCGTCGCCGAGGGTGCGCACCTGTTCTTCGGCAAGGACATCAGCAACGTCACGCTCGCGGAGGCGGCGACGCTGGCCGGCATCATCCAGTCGCCGGCCGCGTACTCGCCGACACGGCACCCCGCGAAGGCCAGGGAGCGACGCGACGTCGTGCTGCGCGCGATGATGGAGTCCGGCTACATCACGGCCGCCGCCGGCGAAACCGCACTGCGCGAGGAGTTGCAGACCGCGCCGGGCAGCATCGATGCCGAAGCGCCGTACTTCGTCGATTACGTGACGCAACTGGTCATCGAGCAGGTCGCGATGCGTGCGTCGGCCAAGCGGGTGGCCGTGCACACGACGCTCGACCTGCACCTGCAGCGCGTGGCGCAGGACGTCGTGGCGAAGGGCGTGAACGAGATCGAAGCGCGGTTTGCCAAGGGGGGCAAGCTGCGCGGTCCCCTGCAGGCAGCGCTCGTGGCGGTGGACCCGCGCACCGGTGACATCCTCGCCATGGTCGGCGGGCGGTCGTACCAGCGTTCGCAGTACAACCGCGCCACGACCGCGAAGCGTCAACCCGGGTCGACATTCAAGCCGTTCGTCTTCCTGGCCGCCTTCGAACTGGCGCTGCGTGAGGGCCGCACCGATCTCACGCCGGCCACGGTGCTCTCAGACGAGCCCGCGGTGTTCATGGTCAACGGCGAGGAATGGGCGCCGCGCAACTACGACGGCGAGCACGACGGCGTGATCACGGCGCGGCGGGCGCTGGCCCGGTCCCGCAATCTCGCCACCATCCAGATGGCCGACCTCACGGGCTACCAGAACATCGCCGCGCTGTGGCGCAGCGTGAAGCCGGGATTCACGGCGCGGCCCTACCCGTCGATCGCGCTCGGGGTCTTCGAGGCGACGCCGCTCGACATGGCCGAGGCGTACACGTTGTTCCCCAATCTCGGCGAGGTCCGGCCGCTGCGCGCGGTCTCGCGCATCGAGGTGGATGATGGCGTCGCGCCATTGCCGGAGATGGGGCACCCCCGCCATGTGGCCCAACCCGGGCCCACCTTCCTGGTCACCAACATGATGCGCAGCGTGATCAACGAGGGCACCGGCGCCGCGGCGCGTGCGGCGGGCTTTGCGCTCGATGCGGCCGGCAAGAGCGGGACGACCAACGACCTGCGTGACGCCTGGTTCGTCGGGTTCACGCCCGAACTGCTGACCGTGGTGTGGGTCGGCCTCGACGACAACACCCCGGTCGGCCTCACCGGCTCGCAGGCGGCCCTGCCGATCTGGACCGCGTTCATGAAGCGCGCCCTGTCGGGGCACCGCAGCCAGGCCTTCACCGTTCCAGAGGGGGTCACCTTCGTGGAGATCGACAAGGACACGGGCGGACGAGCCGGCCCGTTCTGCGGGCATCTGCTCAGCGAGGCCTTCCTTGCCGGCACGGAGCCGCAAACGCTCTGCTACACCCACCTCGGGCTGCCCGGGGGCACCCTGACCCAGATGCCAGAACTGATGCAGGTGCCCGTCGGCCAACTGCCCCCTGCACCGCCCGTACCCTAG